In Rutidosis leptorrhynchoides isolate AG116_Rl617_1_P2 chromosome 2, CSIRO_AGI_Rlap_v1, whole genome shotgun sequence, one genomic interval encodes:
- the LOC139892656 gene encoding phosphatidylcholine:diacylglycerol cholinephosphotransferase 1-like, with the protein MNGDKLHHRSSPQTTTTILKTTTINNNNSINNFNLKKTNNNNNINVSTTNWSFANASFLQWTIRDVFGVFKYHPVPCFFAACLLFFMGVEYTLLMISPSSPPFDIGFVATTYLHRLLQSSPNLNTILAALNTVFVGMQTAYIIGAFVIEGRPRATVAALFMFTCRGILGYSTQLPLPEGFLGSGVDFPVGNVSFFLFYSGHVAGSVIASLDMRRLKRFELAFLFDTLNLLQMIRLLSTRGHYTIDLAVGVGAGILFDSLAGKYMNNVAITKATNGECLHKIHPLVS; encoded by the exons ATGAACGGTGATAAACTCCACCACCGTTCCTCACCACAAACAACAACCACCATCCTTAAAACTACCACCATCAACAATAACAATTCCATTAATAACTTCAATCTTAAAAAAacaaataataacaacaacattaatgTTTCCACAACAAATTGGTCATTTGCCAATGCAAGTTTCTTGCAGTGGACAATTAGAGATGTGTTTGGTGTGTTCAAGTACCACCCGGTGCCGTGTTTTTTCGCGGCGTGTTTGTTGTTCTTTATGGGCGTTGAGTACACGCTTTTGATGATTTCACCGTCTTCACCACCGTTCGATATCGGGTTTGTTGCCACCACCTATTTACACCGTTTGCTCCAATCTAGTCCTAATCTTAACACCATTCTTGCGGCCCTTAATACG GTGTTTGTGGGGATGCAAACTGCATATATAATAGGGGCATTTGTGATAGAAGGGAGACCAAGAGCCACCGTGGCAGCGTTGTTCATGTTTACGTGTAGAGGCATTTTGGGTTATTCTACACAGCTTCCCTTACCGGAG GGATTTTTGGGTTCGGGTGTGGACTTTCCAGTTGGGAACGTCTCGTTCTTCTTGTTCTATTCAGGCCACGTGGCAGGTTCGGTCATTGCATCGCTTGATATGAGGAGGTTGAAAAGATTCGAGTTAGCGTTCCTATTCGACACCTTGAACCTCTTACAAATGATTAGGTTGTTGAGCACCAGAGGACACTACACTATTGACTTAGCCGTAGGAGTAGGTGCAGGCATTTTGTTTGATTCCCTAGCTGGAAAATACATGAACAATGTCGCGATTACCAAAGCGACGAATGGAGAATGCTTGCATAAGATTCATCCTCTTGTATCGTAG